DNA from Actinomycetota bacterium:
CAGATCGTCCGCATCGACGAGGAGCTGTGCACCGGCTGCGGCCTGTGCGTCTCGCCGTGCGCGGAAGGCGCCATCCAGATCGTCGACGGCAAGGCGCGCGTGATCCACGAGGAGCTGTGCGACGGCGCCGGGTTCTGCCTCGGCGTCTGCCCGACCGGCGCACTGACCATCGAGACGCGCGAGGCGGTCCCGTTCGACCACGCCGCCGCCGAGCCGATCATCGCCGAGAAGAAGGCGAACTACATCGCCCAGCACTGCTTCAGCTGCGGGGCGTCGGAGGACGAGCGCCCGCTGCTGCCGGTGCGCACCGCGGGCGACTCGACGTGGGTGTGCGTGCGCTGCCTGCCCGCGCTCATCCACGGGT
Protein-coding regions in this window:
- a CDS encoding ferredoxin, which translates into the protein MSTSTVTRQIVRIDEELCTGCGLCVSPCAEGAIQIVDGKARVIHEELCDGAGFCLGVCPTGALTIETREAVPFDHAAAEPIIAEKKANYIAQHCFSCGASEDERPLLPVRTAGDSTWVCVRCLPALIHG